One region of Pan paniscus chromosome 5, NHGRI_mPanPan1-v2.0_pri, whole genome shotgun sequence genomic DNA includes:
- the MRPL14 gene encoding large ribosomal subunit protein uL14m — translation MAFFTGLWGPFTCVSRALSHRCFSTTGSLSAIQKMTRVRVVDNSALGNSPYHRAPRCIHVYKKNGVGKVGDQILLAIKGQKKKALIVGHCMPGPRMTPRFDSNNVVLIEDNGNPVGTRIKTPIPTSLRKREGEYSKVLAIAQNFV, via the exons ATGGCTTTCTTTACTGGGCTCTGGGGCCCCTTCACCTGTGTAAGCAGAGCGCTGAGCCATCGCTGTTTCAG CACCACTGGGAGTCTGAGTGCGATTCAGAAGATGACGCGGGTACGAGTGGTGGACAACAGTGCCCTGGGGAACAGCCCATACCATCGGGCTCCTCGCTGCATCCATGTCTATAAGAAGAATGGAGTGGGCAAGGTGGGCGACCAGATACTACTGGCCATCAAGGGACAGAAGAAAAAGGCGCTCATTGTGGGGCACTGCATGCCTGGCCCCCGAATGACCCCCAGATTCGACTCCAACAACGTGGTCCTCATTGAGGACAATGGGAACCCTGTGGGGACTCGAATTAAGACACCCATCCCCACCAGCCTGCGCAAGCGGGAAGGCGAGTATTCCAAGGTGCTGGCCATTGCTCAGAACTTTGTGTGA